From Onychostoma macrolepis isolate SWU-2019 chromosome 05, ASM1243209v1, whole genome shotgun sequence, one genomic window encodes:
- the LOC131541144 gene encoding uncharacterized protein LOC131541144 encodes MGSERLLLLMFVAAATAQNDVSVDCGGDSVTVRWRLDSPQKLDLSRALLGDCPPISTESGDTLLFSVSLRDCGFHRQVTLDRVTYSNLLTYDRRPALTFLSRSVRCVYDLPASRTTVFSAEEDYDDGAVTFSLELMNGDFSAPAPSLRFRMGSALLVRATVESRSRRPLWIYMESCMVATDADISRAARVHPIIANAGCLMESKWGNSSFLPRRRPAEIRLYLQAFKFALGQNIFLLCDLEAWDVQRVDRRACHYIQQQRRWKLLDDPSQSYVCSSCDSSFFRRTNAASGVSARKVLGPFVMEEESLETPSSAEHAVSDAPVWLMVVSVAAALGTVVGVLAVSYYLCFWRGGRLGYRPSRDLLTKY; translated from the exons ATGGGTTCGGAACGGCTgctgttgttgatgtttgtcgCCGCTGCAACGGCGCAGAACG ACGTGTCGGTAGACTGCGGCGGGGATTCGGTGACGGTCCGCTGGAGACTGGACTCTCCTCAGAAGCTGGATCTGTCCAGAGCTCTGCTGGGAGACTGTCCTCCGATCTCCACGGAGTCCGGCGACACGCTGCTGTTCTCCGTCTCTCTGCGGGACTGCGGCTTTCACCGGCAG GTAACTCTGGACCGGGTCACATACTCTAACCTGCTGACCTATGACCGGCGGCCGGCGCTGACCTTCCTCTCCCGCTCCGTCCGGTGCGTCTATGACCT ACCTGCAAGCAGGACGACGGTGTTCAGCGCTGAGGAAGACTATGATGATGGAGCGGTGACCTTCAGCTTGGAGCTCATGAACG GTGATTTCAGCGCTCCGGCTCCGTCTCTGCGCTTCCGGATGGGCTCCGCTCTTCTCGTCAGAGCCACGGTGGAGTCTCGGAGCCGCAGGCCGCTGTGGATCTACATGGAGAGCTGTATGGTGGCCACGGACGCAGACATCAGCCGCGCTGCTCGGGTGCATCCCATCATCGCCAACGCTGG GTGTCTGATGGAGAGTAAATGGGGAAACTCCAGCTTTCTGCCGAGGCGGCGTCCTGCTGAAATACGCCTCTATCTCCAAGCCTTCAAGTTTGCTCTTGGacagaat ATCTTCCTTCTCTGTGATCTGGAGGCGTGGGACGTCCAGCGTGTGGACCGCAGAGCGTGTCACTACATCCAGCAGCAGCGCAG GTGGAAGCTGCTGGATGATCCGTCCCAGAGCTACGTCTGCTCCTCCTGTGATTCCAGCTTCTTCCGGAGGACAAACGCTGCGAGCG GCGTGTCGGCTCGTAAAGTCCTGGGGCCGTTTGTGATGGAGGAGGAATCTCTGGAGACGCCGTCGAGCGCCGAGCACG CTGTGAGTGATGCTCCGGTGTGGCTGATGGTGGTGTCGGTGGCAGCGGCGCTGGGGACCGTCGTGGGTGTTTTGGCCGTCAGTTATTACCTGTGTTTCTGGAGAGGAGGACGCTTGGGCTACAGGCCCAGCAGAGATCTGCTCACCAAATACTGA